The DNA sequence cagagatcagctcctctggaggaaacggctgcttcagagggcggactgtatggcattatactaggatTGCGAACATCcgtgtgggacctggagatttcccgctattacaagtgatctgcagacaacagagatcagttcacctggagaaaagggccgctttggaaggtggactctatggcgttgaaggtggactctatggctttggaaggtggactctatggcacccccaaactccaccttttccagactccaaccccccccccaaatctccaggtatttcccaacccagagcaggcgaCCCTAataaaatggatgatttggagggtgggctctatggcattgtattctaaagaggtccctcccttcaccaaaccccatcctcttctgGATccacctctcaaatctccaggaatttccggaGTTGGCAATTGTAGGCAAGCGCAACGGTGGGCTTTCTAGAACATTCTTTTTTGTCCCAGAATGGCATGGAAGCATACACAGGCTTTGTCTTTACTTTAGCTTCATGGGGATAGTGTTTTTATAGCCCTGGCATTAAAAATACCTGATTTCATTTTAAACAACCAAAATGCCTTCCCGTTTTATGGTATTTTGAAACGAACGTTTAAGAGTCCAGGGGTGCTTTAGAGACTAACAGAAATCAATTCCAGCATCCGCTTTCATAAGCCCAAGCTCACTTCATGAGATGCACATCGGTTTATGGACACATTTATACTAAAATCTAGCGGACTTCAGCCCACTTGATAAGGTGCAGAAGTCAAATCTGAATCTCATTGCATCTGACCAAACAggccatgaaagtttatgctagaataataataagagttggtttttataccccactattctctatcttttaaggagtctcaatctagttcccttcctctccccacaacggacaccttgtgaggtgggtggggctgagagagttcagagagaactgcgactggcccaaggtcacccagcaggcttcatgtggaggagtgaggaatcgaacccgttttaccagattagagtccgttgctcatgtggaggagtgggagatcaaacccggttctccaggttagagtccacctgctcttaaccactacaccactctggctctcttgttCTCTCGAAGGTaacaagactcctgtttactCCTTACAGTCGCATCTGTTCCTCAACGCCACGCCAGACCGTTGCTGTTTCCTAATGCCAGCAAGCTCCAAAAAGCAAACCTACCTGTAGCGTTCTTTTTTTCCGTCTGCATTCAACAATGCAAAATTATCTCTCCAGGCAGGTAGGATGAGATACACATTCCAGGGACTTGTAGTAACCACAGAGAGCCATCAAAGGCCACCAAGTGCCGTAATGTCAACTTTCAAGTTAAATACAGAGTCAGCGAGAGAGAATAAtcacagctagattcgagtccagtagcaacaaAATTTTCTGGATACTGTTTTACCACGAGGTTTGTCGAGCCCAAATCGATTGCCGCTTCTGTGCATAGTTTTAACTTCGAGTTTGTCTCCCTATGCCCCTGTTCTcgcttccccctcttccttcccagCCTTCATCCAACCCCGAAgccatctttttgtttgtttgtttgcaagatGCTGGAATAcaatgaggctgcttatttggtcagtttcactgcgagttggtcagtttcagattgaacAGTTTTTGTGAGTGCAGGAGTAGCTACACTGAAATATATgctgctgcttatttggtcagtttcaccgTGACTCAGTTTCAGTCCTCTGGTGCATGGAACAGAACTGGGCTCATTTGCCGCCCTCCATTTAGATTTTAGAcgcatcctcttataggcatgaaagccattTTTTTTCTTGAGTGCAGTATTAGCGATAGAGCCCTAAAATAGGCTGAGGAAGGTTCCTTTGGCTTGAGGAACTTCCcgccttcttccagcctaaggtaTAATTCATGTCAATATATCTCTGAATACAGGAATAGGTGTCATTACTCTCCAATTCTTCCCAGATGTTTAGTTCAAATGGCACTGAGTacaggggtttgtttgtttgttttgccgtcaagtcacacctgacttatggcaaccccatagggcaggggtggggaacgtcaggcccgggggccgtataaggccctcgaaatcatttagtctggcccttcatgggtcctggtagatctctagctcagaaggatgctgccctgcctgaatctcttgggcccagctggggacaccagagctcaaaagtgagtcgctctatgtggcagacactcggagccgtctccggtgcctcttggctaaatgtttgaccaaatatagcaggctaatttttaagttgataattttgtatggcccccgaatgatattataaatatccaaatggcccttggcagaaaaaaggttcccaacccctgccgtagggttttcaaggcaagagactttcagagatcattcgccattgcctgcctccacgtcaccaccctggacttccttggtggtctcccatccaaatactagccagggccaaccctgcttagcttctgagatctgaagagatcaggctagcctgggctatccaagtcagggtccACTCattctaccccatgcataatttttttaaacctctatcatgccccccttAGTTTTCTCTTTTCTAACctaaaaagtcccagactcttcagcccttcctcataggaagaggtgctccaaccccataagcatcttggttgccctcttcggTACTTTTCCCAGCTCTCGAAGTAGGCGTTCATAGAGCATGTAAAATGTGGCATGGttgcttataagaacataagaaaggccctgcgggatcagacgcaggcccatcaagtccagcagtcggttcacacagtggccaaccaggggcctctaggaagcccacaaacaagacggctgcagcagcaccatcctgcctgtgttccacagcacctaatataataggcatgctcctctgatcctggagagaatagatatgcatcatgactactatccattttgactagtagctcgAGAGGGTGGCATGAATCAATAGCTTAGCCTTTATAATACATGCAGATTGTACCCAACTTCAGATCAcaaacaggttgagtatcccatatctggactgcttgggaccagaactgGTCCgcatttcggatctttctgtatattggaatattttggaatttttgcatatagataatgagatatcttggggatgggacccaaattcatttgtgttttatGTACGCTTCATACACATCGCCTGAATGAAATTTTAAGCAATACTTTTAATAacattgtgtacattgaaccatcagaaagcaaaggtgtaatcATCGCACCAAattacctgtatcagctgttaaagaagagcaacaacaaacaaactaacaatggcaggtttacgatgcagtgtacactgtatgttgttgttttttaggtgaaaggaaacattgaaagcaggaagGATTGATCTGCCTGCATCCCAGCTCGAAgagtccggtttttggatcagtctggatatgggatgtccggataagggatactctacatggacacgtgaagctgtcttatactgaatatgacccttagtccatcgaagtcagtattgtctactcagactggcagcggctctccagggtctcaggctgaggtctttcacatgacctacctgcctagtccttagagagccagcgtagtgtagtgattaagaacggtggtttggagcggtggactctgatctggaaaactgggtttgattccctgctcctccacatgagcggtggatgctaatctggtgaaccaggtgggtttccccactcctccacgtgaaggcagctggatgaccttgggctagttacagctctctcagctccacctacctcacaaggtgtgtgttgtggggaaggaaaggtgattgtaagctggtttgtgcttccttaagtggtagagtaagtcagcatagaagaagagttggcttttatatgctgattttctctaccacttaaggaagaatcaaaccaacttacaatcaccttcccctccccacaacagacccctccccacaaccctgtgaggtaggtgaggctgaaagagttttgagagagctgtgactagcccacggtcacccacctggcttcatgcgtaggagtggggaaaccaacccagttcaccagattagcctccgttgctcacgtggaggagtggggaatcaaacccggttctccagattggagtccaccgctccaaactaccactcttaaccactacaccacgctggctcttcttcctaactggaggtgctggggattgaacctgtggccttctgaatgccaagcagctgctctgccactgagccacggcccctcccctacctgTATTTATCTTCTCAGCGACAAGCAACACCCTGTAAACTTGTCTTGTAAGCTTTTTATATGCAAATGATAAAAGCCCAAAGGGACATTGGAGGGCTGGGATCGTTCTGCCCTGGTGTAGTCCCCTTGACTTCAGTGGGTCTACACCGCTGTAGCTGACCAGAATATGCTTTTTTTTCCCGGGAGTGAGGCTCCTCTAGAAGCTCACATTAGGAAGCCAGTCTTATTGAACTCAGGCTTGGGCATAAACAAGCTAATTGTGCTTCCGGTTCCCTGGAGACCTCCCCTGAAATTGGACTGCCTAATCGTGTCAAGAAAAGAATGCAGCTCAGCTGTAAATATCAGCTATGTGGTTCCTGTCGGCTGCGTCAGGAGGATGAATTACAAGCAGCACATACTGCCTTTTTATTATTCATGTTTTATTAAGCATATAACAGCGCGGGGTCAATAACAACGCCTTCCGATTTGTTGACTTTCTCGGTGCCAGcgcggtgtggtggtttggagcggtggactctgatctggagaaccgggtttgattccccactcctccacttgagcggcggaggctactctggtggactggatttgtttctccactcgtacgcatgaagccagctgggtgaccttgggcgagtcacactctcttggTCCCACCtaactcccagggtgtctgttgtggggaggggaagggaaggtgattgtaagccgggttgagtctcccttaagcggtagagaaagtcggcatataaaaaccaactcttcttcttcggttgGTGGCTGCTGCAAGTCGAAGCAGCTGGTGGACTTGTGGTCAGATGTACTTGCCGAGAAAAACTGTGAGTGGGGGACTGGAGTCTCCTGAGTGTAGGGGTTTTTCCGCACGCTCCACTTTCTCCTGGTTTTCTTGGCAAGTCTACCCACAAGCACTGTAGTCGGGTTAGGCACGGTTCTTCCGCACCCCTgtcctccctgtgcattttcaccGTTGTGGAGTTGGttattttcttccacacgtgCCTTTaaaaatcaggattttcaagagaGGGGTGCTTTGAACATCAGTGGCGTCATAGCAtggccctttttattttttgcacatgctTATATCGAAATAACTATTaatggctgcatttttttaaacagcactaaaatattgatatatcgatATAGCCGTTGGAATGATAGGTAAATGATACTGTTGGAATGATATGGAGATATTCCTTTTTCCTTGTATGTGTGCAAAAGAAGGGtccagagattttttaaaaaaatgaaagctgggaattaagagaacctgcttgacctaTCAATACAATGATATATCAATGTATCACtattttagtgccatttttaaaagaacGAAAACAAAAAGCATGTGTCTTCAGGTCTAGGGGGAGGTTAGGGAGAGGTTTGACGATGCTGAcaatcattgggcgaaaacgcatgatcactttatcctcctttaatccctattttagccaggatcgaacgcacattaggcgaaatgcatgtgttcgatcctggctgaatcctggccgaaatagggattaaaggaggataaagtgaccatgcgttttcacccattgaaaaaggggctggaggtgggtgggaccaAGAAAACCCTACAGAAACTTTATGCACGAGGAAAAAGTCACCAAAATCATCTTCCAGAAAAAGATCTGGGTAAAAGTGGTCTGAAAAGGACCGGGAGaatcctggagggggggaaaaaacacaacaaaaccccgaaatttcaaaaaaaaaaatgcatgcataaattGGAGATAAACCTAAGCAGGATGGGGCCAGAACCGACAAAACAAAAGCCGAATACAAGGAAAGGCTTTATCATCCTATTGCTGAATCTTAAAACGCTGCAAAATTGAGACCACAGAAAAGCCAgggtgcaccccccccccttggggaaCTCCCCCAGTATGCAGGAAAACATGACTGTAACTTAACcaagagaaaaagggaggaaggaaacccCTCCAAAACCATACCGATTAGGACGAACTATGCTTCAGAAGCATGGAATTTGAAAACAGTTGGAAGTCAGTTAAAGGGaaaaccagggggagggggaaattaactGTCCCGAGAGCTTGGACAGTCCTGGATGGGGGGAgatgatggaggggagggggagggttcccCCAgcgttcctccccctcccagtgATTCCATGTAGCCCCCCAGCCAGTTCCTTCTAATACAGAAGTATTGAGCGCGTTCAGTGGGGCGATGAAATGGGGCCGCCGAAGCCACAGATAAGGTTGGGTTCTGCATGCTGGAGGTgattctccagtagggttgccagctccaggttgggaaatacctggggattttgggggtggagcctgtggagggtggggtttggggactggagggacttcaatgccatagagtccaattgccaaagcggcccttttctccaggggaactgatctctgtcgcctggaggtcagctgtaatagcgggagatctccagccaccacctggaggctggcaaccctattctccggGTGTGCAAACAATATTAGCAAATCTTTAAAAGAACCCTCCCCCTTTGAAGGAAACCTGATGCCAATTAAGCATACTCATGATTCTCCGGGAAGCAGGCAGTACTGGTGGTGGGACGTGCCCTCAAATTGCtggcaacttatggcgaccctgtagggtcttTAGGGGGAAtgtgatattcagaggtggtttgccgttgtctgTCTCTGTAACAActgtggacttctttggtggtctcccatccaagtactgaaccAGGGCTGAtcgtgcttagcttccaagagctactgggctagcctggactatctgGGTCATGGCTGgcaggggagtagggttgccagctcccggttgggaaatacctggagaatttggtggtggagcctggggagggctgggtttggggagggacttcgatgccatagagtccaccttccgaagtggctattttctccatgcTTTCTTGCATGGGAGACTCATGCAAGCCGGGTCTCCACGCAGCCAAATGTTTACACAGCTCAGCCATTTTGGCAGAATATCAACCAAGCCTTTGAGCTTGGACATATTTAGTCAAGAACCTATTATATTCATCTCAAGTGAACTGGTATCCcaagagcaagcgtggtgtagtagttattgCTAGaataggttctgggagacccaggtttgaaccccttctctgccatagaagctggctgggtgaccttggggcagtcccaacacactcttggcctaacctacctcgcaggattgttgtggAGAGAAAATGGAGGGAGAGGCGAAGGGAgcaacgtaagccactttggatccccattgggggaaaaggtggggtataaacgaaATAAGTTCATTTCCAAATCCATCCTGCCATTACTGGCATGGATTAAACAGGAAGGGTTTTTTCACAAATGTAAAATTAGATTCAAAGATAGCTGGGGTCTGTACTCGAGCCCTTTCTGGGCTTcttagcagatttttttttttaaacagttgaaGAACATTTCTCATGATTTGAGTCCAGTTTGATATTATCTCTTCACTGTTGGCACAGCATCTAAGAAATTATCATCTCTTTCAGAGGTTCATAGGGTTTTTTATCTCAGCGCATGTGGAAAACCACAGTGTCAGAAGGTTTCTCCTTTTCGTAACCAGGAGAGCTGTAGCAAAACAGATAACAATATGGTTTCCTGGGGTTAACTGAGCAAAATGCCCGTTTGGGAATGTTACCACTGTACAGATCATCTTTAAACGAAATTATAAATCTTGTGAAGAACGAAGGAGGCTGCAGAAGACAGATATAATTGAAAATGGAATGGTTCCGACTGAATGAAACCGCATCACAAAATACTGCATTTCCGAATGCTAACTCACACCAGAGTGAGTTTATTGATAAACCTGCAGAAACATCCAAAGTTCCCCCAGGATCAGCCATGTCATCTGTATTATCCTACCTGGCAGTATAAAGTATTTTACCACACATTGTCTTGTAGAATGTGTGGTCAGAGTCAGCCAGGTATTCCCGCCCAGGTGATGTTGCGTGCCAACCCTTCCCACAAGccggatttccaacctccaggtggttgctggagatcacccactacaattgatctccaggcgacagagatcagttcccctggagaaaatggccgctttggcaattggactctatggcattgaagtccctcccctccccaaacctcctcaggctccaaaaatctccaggtatttcccaacccggagctactAATGTTTTAACGTTCTTacgcacgtagggttgccaaccaccaccaCAGTTGAGTTGCATGACATTCTTTGCACATTCCCATGTGCCGCTTCACCCAATTGTGTGTTTTATGTTTCCGCAGGCTGTTTACAGTAGTCTGGAGGCCCACCTGTGCCTCCCATGcccgctgtaagccatggcgaCGGATGataaagtagccattttaacaGACGACGAGGAGGAGCAAAAGAGGAAGTATGTGCTGGCCGATCCTTTCAATGGGATTTCCAAGGAGGAAGATCTCCAAGCCCGAAGCGACACGCCGTCGACGGAgaccactaccaccaccattcCCGACGAGGAGCTGGACTGGCTTGAGAAGCACTGTGTCATCGTGAACAATGACCTCCTGGTCTCAaaagtgttttattttttcttttatgctGCGTACGGCTCGCTCTACCCGTTGCTGCCCGTGTATTACAAACAACTGGGCATGACCCCCAGCCAGAGCGGACTATTGGTGGGCATCCGGTACTTCATCGAGTTCTGCAGCGCCCCTTTCTGGGGCGTGGTGGCGGACCGCTTCAAGAAAGGGAAAGTGGTCCTCCTCTTCTCGCTCCTGTGTTGGGTGTTGTTCAATTTGGGGATTGGGTTCGTGAAACCGGCCACCTTAAGGTGCTCACCGAAGGTCCCACCGGCGGTGCACCCAACCAACGCCAGCCACATCCCGGCGACGGCCccgcaaaacatttctgtttcttCCCCGATCGCTGCAGCTGGGGCGACGTTACCAAAGGGCAAAGAGAAAAGAGACTTGCCACCTTCCAGCCTTCCACCAGTGGGCTCGGCTTTATCTGTCACTCCTGAAGCCCCGTTCTACCCAACTACTCTCAGTGGAGACTGGAAACTATCTCTAAATGATGAAGGGAATATCGTTACTGGCAATACCACAAATCTAAACTCGGTGAATTCGGCGGTTACCATGGGACTTGTGGGAAATACAACCCACTCTTCGACATCGCCTGCGGTCACCACAAAGACGGTGTCTCCCGCTCAGGTCTCTCTCGTCTATGATCATAGGGAGGTGGAGGCTATCTTCCTGCTTATCCTGTTAGTGGTTATCATAGGAGAGTTTTTCAGTGCCTCTTCTGTGACCATCGTAGACACAGTTACCCTGCAGTATCTTGGCAAGCACCGGGACCGCTACGGGTTGCAGCGCATGTGGGGCTCTCTGGGCTGGGGGCTGGCCATGTTGTCCGTGGGCATCGGGATCGACTCGACCCGTATCGAGGTCTTGGTGGAGGGCCAAGGCTGCAAAGCTCCCGAGTACAAGAACTACCGTATCGTTTTCATCGTCTTCGGGGTGCTGATGACCCTTTCCTTGATCGTGGCCACCCAGTTCCGGTTTCACTACAACCattacaaggaggaggaggaggagagcaaaGAGGCGGAGGGCTCCCAGGGGGACAGGAATCCCTCCATGGACTCGTCCTACGAGACCCCCGGCGACGCGAGTCCCGCGCAGTCCTTCAGCTTTCGGGATTTGCTCAAGCTGCTCTGCAGCATCCAGTATGGGTCGGTGCTCTTCGTGGCTTGGTTTATGG is a window from the Euleptes europaea isolate rEulEur1 chromosome 15, rEulEur1.hap1, whole genome shotgun sequence genome containing:
- the MFSD6 gene encoding major facilitator superfamily domain-containing protein 6, with product MATDDKVAILTDDEEEQKRKYVLADPFNGISKEEDLQARSDTPSTETTTTTIPDEELDWLEKHCVIVNNDLLVSKVFYFFFYAAYGSLYPLLPVYYKQLGMTPSQSGLLVGIRYFIEFCSAPFWGVVADRFKKGKVVLLFSLLCWVLFNLGIGFVKPATLRCSPKVPPAVHPTNASHIPATAPQNISVSSPIAAAGATLPKGKEKRDLPPSSLPPVGSALSVTPEAPFYPTTLSGDWKLSLNDEGNIVTGNTTNLNSVNSAVTMGLVGNTTHSSTSPAVTTKTVSPAQVSLVYDHREVEAIFLLILLVVIIGEFFSASSVTIVDTVTLQYLGKHRDRYGLQRMWGSLGWGLAMLSVGIGIDSTRIEVLVEGQGCKAPEYKNYRIVFIVFGVLMTLSLIVATQFRFHYNHYKEEEEESKEAEGSQGDRNPSMDSSYETPGDASPAQSFSFRDLLKLLCSIQYGSVLFVAWFMGFGYGFVFTFLYWHLEDLNGTTTLFGVCSVLSHISELTAYFFSHKLIELIGHIRVLYIGLACNTARYIYISYLENAWTVLPMEVLQGVTHAAIWAACISYLSAAVPPELRTSAQGILQGLHLGLGRGCGAMVGGVLVNYFGAASTFRGIGMACLVILLLFALIQWLAVPDELEEKAMLAERIPVPSSPVPIATIDLVQQQTEDILPRPEPRIPPKKTKHQEEQEDVNKPAWGVSSSPWVTLAYAIYQIKEMVQLSKSNQALENQPLQQANDSPSGAPRSPSNQSPNPRSGDASGDASVPPAPLGPQSSPDCPMPDPAPSDCKAPSPAGEH